One stretch of Xanthomonas sp. DAR 35659 DNA includes these proteins:
- the pmbA gene encoding metalloprotease PmbA, whose protein sequence is MNAITPDLRRDDSLERLERLSETAQRLLARARDLGASQAEVSCSEDRGLDVNVRLGAVETVEATRDRGIGVTVYFGQRKGSASTADLHESSLEATVAQACAIARYTEDDVAAGLADAALMARELPELDRWHPWSLEAEEAIELALACEAAGREADPRVANSDGASVGSSESLSVYANSHGFVGRERSTHHSIGCALIAGHGDGMQRDGWYSSALAREDLELPAAIGRRAAERTVARLQPRSLPTGELPVLFAPEMARSLIGHLLGAVSGGALYRRASFLLDSVGSRLFPDWFAIDERPHLRRGLRSAAFDGEGVATRDAPLVRDGVLQRYVLGSYSARKLGLQTTANAGGVHNLQVAANAEDLASIAAGIPRGLLVTELMGNGVNPVTGDYSRGAGGFWIENGEIAYPVDEVTIAGNLREMFQCIEAVGRDIDVRSHLHIGAVLVGRMTVAGND, encoded by the coding sequence TTGAACGCGATCACCCCCGACCTGCGCCGCGACGACAGCCTGGAACGCCTGGAGCGCCTGTCCGAAACCGCCCAGCGCCTGCTGGCGCGCGCGCGCGACCTCGGCGCCAGCCAGGCCGAGGTCAGCTGCAGCGAAGACCGCGGGCTGGACGTCAACGTGCGCCTGGGCGCGGTGGAAACGGTGGAGGCTACCCGCGATCGCGGCATCGGCGTCACCGTCTACTTCGGCCAGCGCAAGGGCAGCGCCAGCACCGCCGACCTGCACGAGTCCAGCCTGGAGGCGACCGTGGCCCAGGCCTGCGCGATCGCCCGCTACACCGAGGACGACGTCGCCGCCGGCTTGGCCGACGCGGCGCTGATGGCGCGCGAGCTGCCCGAGCTGGACCGCTGGCATCCGTGGTCGCTGGAGGCCGAAGAGGCGATCGAGCTGGCCCTGGCCTGCGAGGCCGCCGGGCGCGAGGCCGATCCGCGCGTGGCCAATTCCGATGGCGCCTCGGTCGGCAGCAGCGAGAGCCTGTCGGTGTACGCCAACTCGCACGGCTTCGTCGGCCGCGAGCGCAGCACCCACCATTCGATCGGCTGCGCGCTGATCGCCGGCCACGGCGACGGCATGCAGCGCGACGGCTGGTACAGCAGCGCGCTGGCGCGCGAGGACCTCGAACTGCCGGCGGCGATCGGCCGCCGCGCCGCCGAGCGCACCGTGGCGCGGCTGCAGCCGCGCTCGTTGCCGACCGGCGAGCTGCCGGTGCTGTTCGCCCCGGAGATGGCGCGCTCGCTGATCGGGCACCTGCTCGGCGCGGTCTCCGGCGGCGCGCTGTATCGCCGCGCCAGCTTCCTGCTCGACAGCGTCGGCAGTCGCCTGTTCCCGGACTGGTTCGCCATCGACGAACGGCCGCACCTGCGCCGCGGGCTGCGCTCGGCCGCCTTCGACGGCGAGGGCGTGGCCACCCGCGATGCGCCGCTGGTGCGCGACGGGGTGCTGCAGCGTTACGTGCTGGGCAGCTATTCGGCGCGCAAGCTCGGCCTGCAGACCACCGCCAACGCCGGCGGCGTGCACAACCTGCAGGTGGCCGCCAACGCCGAGGATCTGGCGTCGATCGCCGCCGGCATCCCGCGCGGACTGCTGGTCACCGAGCTGATGGGCAATGGCGTCAACCCGGTCACCGGCGACTATTCGCGCGGCGCCGGCGGCTTCTGGATCGAGAACGGGGAAATCGCCTATCCGGTGGACGAGGTGACCATCGCCGGCAACCTGCGCGAGATGTTCCAGTGCATCGAGGCGGTCGGCCGCGACATCGACGTGCGTTCGCACCTGCATATCGGCGCGGTGCTGGTCGGCAGGATGACGGTGGCCGGCAACGACTGA
- the yjgA gene encoding ribosome biogenesis factor YjgA: MRGRDEDTGEFRGESRSQQRREALEVLSLGEKLVALTPAQLARLPVPESLLPHIAETKRITSHIAHKRQLAFLAKQMRREDDATLEAIREALDVNSDGARREVAALHRVEDWRERLLADGDSALSELLSDHPEADRQRLRQLVRNAKEERLKNKPPHAYRELFRELRDLMLGGASGIGNGESGIDDADEDAAREDDTRD; the protein is encoded by the coding sequence ATGCGCGGACGCGACGAAGACACCGGTGAATTCCGCGGCGAAAGCCGCAGCCAGCAGCGCCGCGAGGCGTTGGAGGTACTGAGCCTGGGCGAGAAGCTGGTGGCCCTGACGCCGGCGCAGCTGGCCAGGCTGCCGGTGCCCGAGTCGCTGCTGCCGCATATCGCCGAGACCAAGCGCATCACCTCGCACATCGCGCACAAGCGGCAACTGGCGTTCCTGGCCAAGCAGATGCGCCGCGAGGACGATGCCACGCTGGAGGCGATCCGCGAGGCGCTGGACGTCAACAGCGACGGCGCGCGCCGCGAAGTGGCGGCGCTGCACCGGGTCGAGGACTGGCGCGAACGGCTGCTCGCCGACGGCGACAGCGCGCTGTCCGAGCTGCTGAGCGACCACCCCGAGGCCGACCGCCAGCGGCTTCGCCAACTGGTCCGCAACGCCAAGGAAGAACGGCTGAAGAACAAGCCGCCGCATGCCTATCGGGAGTTGTTCCGGGAACTGCGCGACCTGATGCTCGGCGGGGCGTCGGGAATCGGGAATGGAGAATCGGGAATCGACGACGCGGACGAGGACGCGGCGCGCGAGGACGACACCCGCGACTGA
- the tldD gene encoding metalloprotease TldD produces the protein MTENALSLAETRLLLPAGLDATSLERAFGTLLGPGIDFGDLYFQHARRESWSVEDGIVKDGAHSIEQGVGVRAISGEKTGFAYSDDIHRDALLAAAQSARAISRDGGAQPAQALLRGNGRALYPALDPVDGMGNDHKVEVLRRLDQFLRAADPRVQQVMVSLSGGVDTVLVARSDGVLAADVRPLVRLNVQVIVEHNGRRESGYAGGGGRYGYEELFAGGRPEAFAREALRQALVNLEAVPAPAGVMPVVLGPGWPGVLLHEAVGHGLEGDFARKGTSVYAGRIGQRVASPGVTIVDDGTLDGRRGSLNVDDEGTPSNCTTLIEDGVLVGYMQDALNARLMGVAPTGNGRRESFAHLPMPRMTNTYMLAGQHDPQEMIRSVKKGLYAVNFGGGQVDITSGKYVFSATEAYLIEDGKVTAPVKGATLIGNGPETMQKVRMIGHDLALDEGVGVCGKDGQSVPVGVGQPSLLIDGLTVGGTA, from the coding sequence ATGACCGAAAACGCCCTCAGCCTCGCCGAAACCCGCCTGTTGCTTCCCGCCGGCCTCGACGCCACCAGCCTGGAGCGCGCCTTCGGCACGCTGCTCGGCCCCGGCATCGACTTCGGCGACCTGTATTTCCAGCACGCGCGGCGCGAGAGCTGGAGCGTGGAGGACGGCATCGTCAAGGACGGTGCGCATTCCATCGAGCAGGGCGTGGGCGTGCGCGCCATTTCCGGCGAGAAGACCGGCTTCGCCTATTCCGACGACATCCATCGCGACGCGCTGCTGGCCGCGGCGCAGTCGGCGCGGGCGATCTCCCGCGACGGCGGCGCGCAGCCGGCGCAGGCGCTGCTGCGCGGCAACGGGCGCGCGCTGTACCCGGCGCTGGACCCGGTCGACGGCATGGGCAACGACCACAAGGTCGAGGTGCTGCGGCGCCTGGACCAGTTCCTGCGCGCCGCCGACCCGCGCGTGCAGCAGGTGATGGTGAGCCTGTCCGGCGGCGTGGACACGGTGCTGGTGGCGCGCAGCGACGGCGTGCTCGCCGCCGACGTGCGCCCGCTGGTGCGCTTGAACGTGCAGGTGATCGTCGAGCACAACGGGCGCCGCGAATCCGGCTATGCCGGCGGCGGCGGGCGCTACGGCTACGAGGAGCTGTTCGCCGGCGGGCGGCCCGAGGCCTTCGCCAGGGAAGCCCTGCGCCAGGCGCTGGTCAACCTGGAGGCGGTGCCGGCCCCGGCCGGGGTGATGCCGGTGGTGCTGGGGCCAGGCTGGCCCGGCGTGCTGCTGCACGAGGCGGTCGGGCATGGCCTGGAAGGCGACTTCGCGCGCAAGGGCACCAGCGTCTATGCCGGGCGCATCGGCCAGCGCGTGGCCTCGCCGGGCGTGACCATCGTCGACGACGGCACCCTCGACGGCCGCCGCGGCTCGCTCAACGTGGACGACGAAGGGACCCCGAGCAACTGCACGACGCTGATCGAGGACGGCGTGCTGGTCGGTTACATGCAGGATGCGCTGAACGCGCGGCTGATGGGCGTGGCGCCGACCGGCAACGGCCGCCGCGAATCGTTCGCGCACCTGCCGATGCCGCGCATGACCAACACCTACATGCTGGCCGGCCAGCACGACCCGCAGGAGATGATCCGCTCGGTGAAGAAGGGCCTGTACGCGGTCAACTTCGGCGGCGGCCAGGTCGACATCACCAGCGGCAAGTACGTGTTCTCGGCCACCGAGGCCTACCTGATCGAGGATGGCAAGGTCACCGCGCCGGTGAAGGGCGCCACCCTGATCGGCAATGGCCCGGAGACGATGCAGAAGGTGCGCATGATCGGCCACGACCTGGCGCTGGATGAAGGCGTGGGCGTGTGCGGCAAGGACGGGCAGAGCGTGCCGGTCGGCGTCGGCCAGCCGTCGTTGCTGATCGACGGCTTGACCGTGGGCGGGACGGCGTAG
- a CDS encoding YhdP family protein encodes MHTPLRRRLRLARRFAFYAVAIGLVCVALLVGALSQALPLVERHPERVQAWLSERAGRPIHFDRVETAWTRRGPLLRLDGLRIGAGDGVRIGQAEVLVSMYAGLLPGRSFTELRLRGLALTLLRGADGIWSVQGLPTTTQGGDPLDALQGLGELQVIDGRLAVHAPDLGLDARLPKIDLRLRVDGDRLRVGAQSWIDLKQAPLTAVLDMDRRRGDGEAYVAARPAQLEGWAGLMHAAGIRVEGGTGTVQGWAQLRRHRVVGVSVDATLRDLRLSGAPLAAGGARPQTAFTTLRALARWRQIDGGWRLDAPRLQIGQAGQPTQRLDGLTVAGGRRVALLGDHLDLAPLLAVAALSDALSPNLRAWMHAARPRLQLTQVALSGRPDGPLYGQGRLTELAFAPVGQAPGVSGLRGRFDGDAQGGELVLDAASPVRFDWPSGFGVVHEVRLAGRIVAFRDGADLRVATPALRVQGSDYGADVRGGVRFQADGSRPWLDLAADLQDAPMVAAKKFWVHSKMSKAATDWLDAALQGGHLRDGRALVSGDLDDWPFVNHNGRFEATARLDDARIRFQQEWPAVEKVDAAVAFIGNGFEVHGRGEMGGVAVDRLSAVLPDYAQGQLSVQASSRAETGKLLAMLRQSPLRHRYGETLDALSASGPADVSFDLLQPLRRDVGEHHLRGTVDLLGARIADRRWDVAFDAMRGSANYRDTGFEAPQLAVLHEGEPGVLALRAGDGVSDPQQAFEAELSVLADADDLLDRAPEMAWLKPYVEGRSRWNVGVALPKTADGGTQPPTRLQLRSDLVGTQLLLPAPMDKGAAAPLATSVNVPLPVGSGRIEVAFGKLMALAARSQNGKTGVKVVMGSDHVVGDPPSSGLTVSGRTASLNAIDWIGLVSRPDANAATAPGAEDPMPLRQIDVLADHLLLLGGVFDATRLRLQPQADSVAVHLDGPALAGELSVPSKPDGVLGGRLARVHWRAAPTTAAAAAAVPADGADAGSAPAAATAAAAVRPLTSTIDPAAIPALALDVDDLRFGAITLGAASLRTRKLSDGMQVDQLHLRSDKQKIDISGDWRGKGASARTQLNANVDSQDLGELMQNLDFGGQLRGGQGTLTLRAAWPGDPAGFQLATLQGQLDVAARNGQLLELNPGAGRVLGLLSVAQLPRRLMFDFRDFFSKGFAFNRIDGQVRFGDGVARSESMLIDGPAAEIKVRGQADLRAQQFDQTIDVNPKSGNLLTVVGAVAGGPVGAAVGAAANAVLGKPLGTIGARTYRVTGPWKDPKVEVIERESAPAPAPEPAPAPPPAASGRP; translated from the coding sequence ATGCATACGCCCCTGCGCCGCCGCCTGCGCCTGGCCCGCCGTTTCGCGTTCTACGCGGTGGCGATCGGGCTGGTGTGCGTGGCGTTGCTGGTGGGGGCGCTGAGCCAGGCGTTGCCGCTGGTCGAGCGGCACCCGGAGCGGGTCCAGGCCTGGCTCAGCGAGCGTGCCGGGCGGCCGATCCACTTCGACCGGGTCGAGACCGCCTGGACCCGGCGCGGCCCGTTGCTGCGTCTGGACGGGTTGCGCATCGGCGCCGGCGACGGCGTGCGCATCGGCCAGGCCGAGGTGCTGGTGTCGATGTACGCCGGCCTGCTGCCTGGCCGCTCGTTCACCGAACTGCGCCTGCGCGGCCTGGCGCTGACCCTGCTGCGCGGCGCCGATGGCATCTGGTCGGTGCAGGGCCTGCCGACCACGACCCAGGGCGGCGATCCGCTGGACGCCTTGCAGGGCCTGGGCGAGTTGCAGGTCATCGACGGCCGCCTGGCGGTGCATGCGCCGGACCTGGGCCTGGATGCGCGGTTGCCGAAGATCGATCTGCGCCTGCGCGTGGACGGCGATCGCCTGCGCGTGGGGGCGCAGAGCTGGATCGACCTGAAGCAGGCGCCGCTGACCGCGGTGCTGGACATGGACCGCCGCCGCGGCGACGGCGAGGCCTACGTGGCCGCGCGCCCGGCGCAACTGGAGGGCTGGGCGGGCCTGATGCATGCCGCCGGGATCCGCGTCGAAGGCGGCACCGGCACCGTGCAGGGCTGGGCGCAGCTGCGGCGGCACCGCGTGGTCGGGGTCAGCGTCGACGCCACCTTGCGCGACCTGCGCCTGAGCGGCGCGCCGCTGGCCGCCGGCGGTGCGCGGCCGCAGACCGCGTTCACCACGCTGCGCGCCCTGGCGCGCTGGCGGCAGATCGACGGCGGCTGGCGGCTGGATGCGCCGCGCCTGCAGATCGGCCAGGCCGGGCAACCGACGCAGCGCCTGGACGGGCTGACCGTCGCCGGCGGGCGCCGTGTGGCGCTGCTCGGCGACCACCTGGACCTGGCCCCGCTGCTGGCGGTGGCCGCGCTCAGCGACGCCCTGTCGCCGAACCTGCGCGCCTGGATGCACGCGGCCCGGCCGCGCCTGCAACTGACCCAGGTGGCGCTGAGCGGCCGCCCCGACGGTCCGCTGTACGGGCAGGGACGGCTGACCGAACTGGCGTTCGCGCCGGTCGGGCAGGCCCCAGGCGTCAGTGGCCTGCGCGGCCGCTTCGACGGCGATGCGCAGGGCGGGGAGCTGGTGCTGGACGCCGCCAGCCCGGTGCGCTTCGACTGGCCCAGCGGCTTCGGCGTGGTCCACGAGGTGCGCCTGGCCGGACGCATCGTGGCGTTCCGCGACGGCGCCGACCTGCGCGTGGCGACGCCGGCGCTGCGCGTGCAGGGCAGCGACTACGGCGCCGACGTCCGCGGCGGCGTGCGCTTCCAGGCCGACGGCTCGCGGCCGTGGCTGGACCTGGCCGCCGACCTGCAGGACGCGCCGATGGTGGCGGCCAAGAAGTTCTGGGTGCATTCGAAGATGAGCAAGGCGGCCACCGACTGGCTGGACGCCGCGCTGCAGGGCGGGCACCTGCGCGATGGCCGCGCGCTGGTGTCCGGCGACCTGGACGACTGGCCGTTCGTCAACCACAACGGCCGCTTCGAGGCGACCGCGCGGCTGGACGACGCCAGGATCCGCTTCCAACAGGAATGGCCGGCGGTGGAGAAGGTCGACGCCGCGGTGGCCTTCATCGGCAACGGCTTCGAGGTCCACGGCCGCGGCGAGATGGGTGGGGTGGCGGTGGACCGGCTGTCGGCGGTGCTGCCGGACTACGCGCAGGGCCAGCTCAGCGTCCAGGCCAGCAGCCGCGCCGAGACCGGCAAGCTGCTGGCGATGCTGCGGCAGAGTCCGCTGCGCCACCGCTACGGCGAGACCCTGGACGCGCTCAGCGCGTCCGGGCCGGCCGACGTCAGCTTCGACCTGTTGCAGCCCCTGCGCCGCGACGTGGGCGAGCACCACCTGCGCGGTACGGTCGACCTGCTCGGCGCGCGCATCGCCGACCGCCGCTGGGACGTGGCCTTCGACGCCATGCGCGGCAGCGCCAACTATCGCGACACCGGCTTCGAGGCGCCGCAACTGGCGGTGCTGCACGAGGGCGAGCCGGGCGTGCTGGCGCTGCGCGCCGGCGATGGCGTGAGCGACCCGCAGCAGGCCTTCGAGGCCGAGCTGAGCGTCTTGGCGGACGCGGACGATCTGCTCGACCGCGCGCCGGAAATGGCCTGGCTCAAGCCGTACGTGGAGGGCCGCTCGCGCTGGAACGTCGGCGTGGCCCTGCCCAAGACCGCCGACGGCGGAACCCAGCCGCCGACCCGTCTGCAGCTGCGTTCTGATCTGGTCGGCACGCAACTGCTGTTGCCGGCGCCGATGGACAAGGGCGCTGCGGCGCCGCTGGCGACCTCGGTCAACGTGCCGCTGCCGGTGGGCAGCGGGCGCATCGAGGTCGCCTTCGGCAAGCTGATGGCGCTGGCCGCGCGCAGCCAGAACGGCAAGACCGGGGTGAAGGTGGTGATGGGCAGTGACCATGTGGTCGGCGATCCGCCCAGCAGCGGCCTCACCGTGAGCGGGCGTACCGCCTCGCTGAACGCGATCGACTGGATCGGCCTGGTCAGCCGCCCGGACGCGAACGCGGCGACTGCGCCGGGCGCCGAGGATCCGATGCCGCTGCGCCAGATCGACGTGCTCGCCGACCATCTGCTGCTGCTCGGCGGCGTGTTCGACGCGACCCGCCTGCGCCTGCAGCCGCAGGCCGACAGCGTGGCGGTGCACCTGGACGGACCGGCGCTGGCCGGCGAACTCAGCGTGCCGAGCAAGCCGGACGGGGTGCTCGGCGGCCGCCTGGCGCGGGTCCATTGGCGCGCGGCGCCGACGACGGCGGCGGCCGCCGCCGCGGTGCCGGCGGACGGCGCGGATGCCGGGTCCGCCCCGGCCGCCGCCACCGCCGCCGCGGCGGTGCGGCCGCTGACCAGCACGATCGACCCGGCCGCGATCCCGGCGCTGGCGCTGGACGTGGACGACCTGCGCTTCGGTGCGATCACCCTCGGCGCGGCCTCGTTGCGCACCCGCAAGCTGAGCGACGGCATGCAGGTGGACCAACTGCACCTGCGTTCGGACAAGCAGAAGATCGACATCAGCGGCGACTGGCGCGGCAAGGGCGCCAGCGCCCGCACCCAGCTCAACGCCAACGTGGACAGCCAGGACCTGGGCGAGCTGATGCAGAACCTGGATTTCGGCGGCCAGTTGCGCGGCGGCCAAGGCACGCTGACCCTGCGTGCGGCCTGGCCGGGCGACCCGGCCGGGTTCCAGTTGGCCACGCTGCAGGGCCAGCTCGACGTGGCCGCGCGCAACGGCCAGCTACTCGAACTCAACCCCGGCGCCGGCCGCGTGCTGGGCCTGCTCAGCGTGGCGCAGTTGCCGCGCCGGCTGATGTTCGATTTCCGCGATTTCTTCTCCAAGGGCTTCGCCTTCAACCGCATCGACGGCCAGGTGCGGTTCGGCGACGGCGTGGCGCGCAGCGAGTCGATGCTGATCGACGGCCCCGCCGCGGAGATCAAGGTGCGCGGGCAGGCCGACCTGCGCGCGCAGCAGTTCGACCAGACCATCGACGTCAATCCCAAGTCCGGCAACCTGTTGACCGTGGTCGGCGCGGTCGCCGGCGGCCCGGTCGGCGCGGCGGTCGGCGCGGCCGCCAACGCGGTGCTGGGCAAGCCGCTGGGCACGATCGGTGCGCGCACCTACCGCGTCACCGGCCCGTGGAAGGATCCCAAGGTGGAGGTGATCGAGCGCGAGTCCGCGCCGGCGCCAGCACCGGAACCTGCCCCCGCACCGCCGCCGGCCGCGTCCGGCCGTCCCTGA
- the rng gene encoding ribonuclease G has protein sequence MSQEILVNVTPRETRVAVIENGMLQELHIERGWRRGVVGNIYKGRVQRVMPGMQAAFVEVGLERAAFLHANDVVRPAPVAHADTDEAPPLPVSAGVPIVELLRDGQDIVVQVVKDPIGSKGARLTTQISIPSRYLVLLPQSRVIGVSARIEDEAERLRLKTLVADLAASHGGYGYIIRTNAEGQPAEALAEDIAYLSRVWNVVERRGRDGAPASIIYEDLSLPLRAVRDLIRKDVEKVKVDSHETFERLQAFVAKYMPVLAERLELYTGDRPIFDLYGVEDEIARALDKQVPLKSGGYLVIDQTEAMTTIDVNTGSFLGQRNLEETVFRTNLEAAQAVARQLRLRNLGGIIIIDFIDMDDAEHRRQVLRTLEKALSRDHAKTTVYEFSPLGLVEMTRKRTVESLERQLSEPCPECSGRGSIKTAETVTYEIFREITRAVRQFDAARLLVIASTKVVARITDEESAAVAELEEFLGKTIRFQADEQYLQEQFDVVLL, from the coding sequence ATGTCGCAAGAGATCCTGGTCAACGTCACGCCGCGCGAGACCCGGGTGGCCGTCATCGAGAACGGCATGCTGCAGGAACTGCACATCGAGCGCGGCTGGCGGCGCGGGGTGGTGGGCAACATCTACAAGGGCCGGGTGCAACGGGTCATGCCCGGCATGCAGGCGGCGTTCGTCGAGGTCGGGCTGGAACGCGCCGCGTTCCTGCACGCCAACGACGTGGTGCGGCCGGCGCCGGTGGCGCATGCCGATACCGACGAGGCGCCGCCGCTGCCCGTGTCCGCGGGCGTGCCGATCGTGGAGTTGCTGCGCGACGGCCAGGACATCGTGGTGCAGGTGGTCAAGGACCCGATCGGCAGCAAGGGCGCGCGGCTGACCACGCAGATCAGCATTCCCTCGCGCTACCTGGTGCTGCTGCCGCAGTCGCGGGTGATCGGGGTGTCGGCGCGGATCGAGGACGAGGCCGAACGGCTGCGCCTGAAGACCCTGGTCGCCGACCTGGCCGCCAGCCACGGCGGCTACGGCTACATCATCCGCACCAATGCCGAGGGCCAGCCGGCCGAGGCCCTAGCCGAGGACATCGCCTACCTGTCGCGGGTCTGGAACGTGGTCGAGCGGCGCGGCCGCGACGGCGCCCCGGCCAGCATCATCTACGAGGACCTGAGCCTGCCGCTGCGCGCGGTGCGCGACCTGATCCGCAAGGACGTGGAGAAGGTCAAGGTCGATTCGCACGAGACCTTCGAGCGCTTGCAGGCCTTCGTCGCCAAGTACATGCCGGTGCTGGCCGAGCGCCTGGAGCTGTACACCGGCGACCGCCCGATCTTCGACCTGTACGGGGTCGAGGACGAGATCGCGCGCGCGCTGGACAAGCAGGTGCCGCTGAAGTCCGGCGGCTACCTGGTCATCGACCAGACCGAGGCGATGACCACCATCGACGTCAACACCGGCTCGTTCCTGGGCCAGCGCAACCTCGAGGAGACGGTGTTCCGCACCAACCTGGAGGCGGCGCAGGCGGTGGCGCGGCAACTGCGGCTGCGCAACCTCGGCGGCATCATCATCATCGACTTCATCGACATGGACGATGCCGAGCACCGCCGCCAGGTGCTGCGCACGCTGGAGAAGGCGCTCTCGCGCGACCACGCCAAGACCACGGTGTACGAGTTCTCGCCGCTGGGCCTGGTGGAGATGACCCGCAAGCGCACCGTGGAGAGCCTGGAGCGGCAGCTGTCCGAACCGTGCCCGGAATGCAGCGGGCGCGGCTCGATCAAGACCGCCGAGACCGTGACCTACGAGATCTTCCGCGAGATCACCCGCGCGGTGCGCCAGTTCGACGCGGCGCGGCTGCTGGTGATCGCCTCGACCAAGGTGGTGGCGCGCATCACCGACGAGGAATCGGCGGCGGTGGCCGAACTGGAGGAATTCCTCGGCAAGACCATCCGCTTCCAGGCCGACGAACAATACCTGCAGGAGCAGTTCGACGTGGTGTTGTTGTGA
- a CDS encoding Maf family nucleotide pyrophosphatase — protein sequence MLYLASRSPRRNELLTRLGVPFRILDLEVPEVRAADESAQAYVRRVALDKARAGLAQLDGAADALVLGADTEVVLDERVFGKPADAADATAMLAALSGRTHQAMTAVAVVGAGREELLLVSTAVTFAALSARDIADYVASGEPMGRAGAYAIQGGAERFVSRLDGSYSGVMGLPLHQTSNLLRAFGVL from the coding sequence ATGCTGTATCTCGCTTCCCGTTCCCCCCGCAGAAACGAACTGCTGACGCGTCTGGGCGTACCGTTCCGGATCCTCGACCTGGAGGTGCCGGAAGTGCGCGCGGCCGACGAGTCGGCGCAAGCCTATGTGCGCCGCGTGGCGCTGGACAAGGCGCGCGCCGGGCTGGCGCAGCTCGACGGCGCGGCGGATGCGCTGGTCCTCGGCGCCGACACCGAAGTGGTGCTGGACGAGCGCGTGTTCGGCAAGCCGGCCGATGCCGCCGATGCCACGGCGATGCTGGCGGCCCTGTCCGGACGCACCCACCAGGCGATGACCGCGGTGGCGGTGGTCGGCGCCGGCCGCGAGGAACTGCTGCTGGTGTCCACCGCGGTGACCTTCGCCGCGTTGTCCGCGCGCGACATCGCCGATTACGTCGCCAGCGGCGAGCCGATGGGGCGCGCCGGCGCCTATGCGATCCAGGGCGGCGCCGAGCGTTTCGTCAGCCGCCTGGACGGCAGCTATTCGGGGGTGATGGGCCTGCCTCTGCACCAAACTTCCAACCTGCTGCGCGCCTTCGGAGTGCTGTGA
- a CDS encoding SIMPL domain-containing protein: MRPLSVRPLLLALTLALGGTMTAHAQTAAPGYAVPADGTLLNIAAQAEAKHAPDVATLSAGVVTQAADSAAAMRQNAEQMTKVLAAVRAAGIAEKDVQTSGINLNPQYKYVDNQAPQVVGYQASNSVNLKVRDIAKLGKVLDALAAQGANQINGPTFEIDDPEPLYDQARVDALKKAQARAQSYAKALGLRVRRIVSISEGSGGGVRPMPMMRTMAMKAEMDSTPVATGESSVSVNLDVVFELGK, from the coding sequence ATGCGCCCACTGTCCGTCCGACCGCTGCTGCTGGCCCTGACCCTCGCCCTAGGAGGCACGATGACCGCCCATGCCCAGACCGCCGCGCCCGGCTATGCCGTGCCCGCCGACGGCACCTTGCTCAACATCGCCGCGCAGGCCGAGGCCAAGCACGCCCCGGACGTGGCCACGCTGTCCGCCGGCGTGGTCACCCAGGCCGCCGACAGCGCCGCGGCGATGCGCCAGAACGCCGAGCAGATGACCAAGGTGCTGGCCGCGGTTCGCGCCGCCGGCATCGCCGAGAAGGACGTGCAGACCAGCGGCATCAACCTCAATCCGCAATACAAGTACGTCGACAACCAGGCGCCGCAGGTCGTCGGCTACCAGGCCAGCAACTCGGTCAACCTGAAGGTGCGCGACATCGCCAAGCTCGGCAAGGTGCTCGACGCGCTGGCCGCGCAGGGCGCCAACCAGATCAACGGCCCGACCTTCGAGATCGACGATCCGGAACCGCTGTACGACCAGGCCCGGGTCGATGCGCTGAAGAAGGCCCAGGCGCGCGCGCAGAGCTACGCCAAGGCGCTGGGCCTGCGCGTGCGCCGCATCGTCAGCATCTCCGAAGGTAGCGGCGGCGGCGTGCGCCCGATGCCGATGATGCGCACCATGGCGATGAAGGCGGAGATGGACAGCACCCCGGTGGCGACCGGCGAGAGCAGCGTCTCGGTCAACCTGGACGTGGTGTTCGAGCTGGGCAAGTAA
- a CDS encoding energy transducer TonB, with translation MVRTQLPAPSFGIDLSRILALSAAIGLHLLALLLLLIPLSHVAPPQEPAKAQPRWQEPIVVPVTPPPPVPVPVTQEEKRIVTPPQTPTAAPTPLPVQAPLADASPMPLPAAAADPAPAVAEPSVPPTSVSAPVEGMQLQYLRAPAPPYPREALRDGLQGSVLLRVLVGVDGQPLEVSIAKSSGHKILDQAAREQVLRRWKFHAALQQGTPVQAYGLVPIDFSLSR, from the coding sequence ATGGTTCGCACGCAACTCCCCGCTCCCTCGTTCGGCATCGACCTGTCGCGGATCCTAGCGCTCAGCGCCGCGATCGGTCTGCACCTGCTCGCCTTGCTGCTGTTGTTGATCCCGCTCTCGCACGTGGCACCGCCGCAGGAGCCGGCGAAGGCGCAACCGCGCTGGCAGGAACCGATCGTGGTGCCGGTCACCCCGCCCCCGCCCGTGCCGGTGCCGGTGACGCAGGAGGAGAAGCGGATCGTGACCCCGCCGCAGACCCCGACCGCTGCACCGACTCCGTTGCCGGTGCAGGCGCCGCTGGCCGATGCCAGCCCGATGCCGCTGCCCGCGGCGGCGGCCGATCCGGCGCCGGCCGTGGCCGAACCCAGCGTGCCGCCCACCAGCGTGAGCGCACCGGTGGAAGGCATGCAGCTGCAGTACCTGCGCGCGCCGGCCCCGCCCTACCCGCGCGAGGCGTTGCGCGACGGCTTGCAGGGCAGCGTGCTGCTGCGCGTACTGGTCGGGGTGGATGGCCAGCCGCTGGAGGTCAGCATCGCCAAGAGCAGCGGCCACAAGATCCTCGACCAGGCCGCGCGCGAGCAGGTGCTGCGGCGCTGGAAATTCCATGCTGCACTGCAGCAAGGAACCCCGGTTCAAGCCTATGGGCTGGTGCCCATCGATTTTTCGTTGAGCCGTTGA